DNA from Actinoplanes sp. SE50/110:
CGACGTCTCCGGCCTCGACTTCTGCGACTCGATGGGGGTCGGCGTCCTGGTCACCGCCCACGGCCGCGCCATGGAGCGCGGCGGCTGGGTGCGGCTGGCCGCCCCGTCCGGCTTCCTCCGGCGCCTCTTCGACACCCTCGGCCTGTCCGACTATCTGCCGATGTTCCCGGATGTGGCAGCGGCCCTGAAAGACGAATAGACCGCTCCTGGCGTACGCGATGCGCCCCGCGCCGCGCTGACCACCTGCGCGGACCGGATCGACGTCATGAGCCGGCGGATTCGCACCGACCGGAGAGATGTCCTGCCGGCGCCCCGTCAGGCACCGTTGAACGGGTGATCCGTTGGACGGCTTCGCGGCGCGGGCCGATGCTGACCGGGGCGTCCGGCCCGGTGCGTTCGCGGCATCGGTGGCGGACGCCGGCCCGAGCCGGCGGGACGGGTGCCGACGCGGTCAGCGGGTGCCGGTGGAGACCGCGTCGAGGGCGGCGACCGCGGCGCCTCGGGCGCCGGCCATGTCCAGGTCGGCGACCAGGGCGAAGGTGGCGGCTCTGGCCTGTTCGTCGCGGAGCTGGGTGCTTTCGCGGACGGTGTTCAGGAACCATTGGCGAAAGTGCGGGGCGGCCTCGACCACTCCCCCACCCAGGAAGTAGGCCGACGGGTCGGTGAAGTTGGCGGCGATGGTGAAGAGTTTGCCGATCGCCCGGGCCTGCTGGCTGAAGACGGCGATCGCCAGCGGGTCGTCCTTCTCGCCGTAGCCGCGGAGCATCTTGGCCGCTGATCCGATCGGCTCGGCGGCGAGGGGGTGTCCCGGGAAGCGGGTCAGCCAGTACGGCAGCAGGTTGTTGCGGATGCCGGTGAGGGAGGCGATCGACTCGACGTCGCCCTCGAAGCCGCAGTTGCACCTGGGGACCGGCTGGCCGTCGTCGAGGACGCCGTGCAGGGGAATCTGGACGTGACCGAGCTCGCCGGCCATTCCGGCCGCGCCGCGGATCACCTTGCCGTTTTCGACGACGCCGCCGCCGAGGCCGGTGCCGACGATCGCGGCCACCGACGACGTCTCCAGGGCGGCCGTGCCGAAGTGGCGGTGGTGGGCGTAGAGGGCGGCGGCGTTCGCGTCGTTGTTGTAGATCACCGGCAGGCCGAGCCGGGTCTCCAGGGCGCCGCGGATGTCGAAGCCGTGCCACGACACCTGGTTGAAGTTGGTGGCGCCCTTGGAGGAGATCACTCCGTGCGCGCTGGCCGGGCCGGGCGTGTCCAGCCCGACCGCGCGGACCAGGGACAGCGGGGTGCTGGTCAGCTCCAGGATGTTGGTGAACGCCTCGGCGAGCGACTCGACCGCCGACTCGGGGCCGTCGAGGACCCGGGACGGGTTCTCCACGAGATTGTTCACCAGGAACTGGCCCGTCGCGTCGAGGACGGTGGCGTTGTTGCAGGTGCCGCCGTTGTCGAGTCCGACGACCACCCAGGACGACGGGGTGCGTACCGTTTCAGCCTGATCCACGGGACGAAGCCTACGTCCGTCACCGTTGTCCGGTCACGGGTGCGCCCGGATTGCGGACCGGTGAGTCACGGTTGCCGTCGTGCGGCGCCGGCGCGCAGCCGCCGAAGCATCGGGCATGACGACGGCCGACGACCTGGTTGCCCACCTGCTGCGCCGGACCACCTTCGGTGCCACCCCGGACTCTCTCGCCGAGGCACGCCGACTGGGCGCCGCCGGCTGGCTGGACCGTCAGCTCGACCCGCAGCGCATCGACGACAGCCGCTGCGACGCGGTGCTGGCCCGGCTGCCGCTGGCCGGCGCCACCCCGGCGCAGGTGCGTGCCGCGCTGCCGAAGGACTCCTACGAGGGTTTCCGCCAGCTGGGCCGGGCCGCGATCGCCCGGGCCGCGTGGAGCGAGCGGCAGCTGTTCGAGACGGTGGCCGCCTTCTGGGCCAACCACCTGCACGTCGCCGCGCCGTCCGCCGGGGTGTGGGACACCCGCGCCGACTACGACGCCCAGGTGATCCGCAAGCACGCCTTCGGCCGGTTCGCCGACATGCTCCGGGCCAGTGCCCGGCACCCGGCGATGCTGACCTATCTCGATCAGCGCTCGTCGACCCGGTCGCACCCCAACGAGAACTACGCCCGTGAGCTGATGGAGTTGCACACGGTCGGGATGGCCTACGACGAGGGCGACGTTCAGGACGCCGCCCGCCTGCTCACCGGCATGACGGTGGGCAGGACCGGGGATTACGTGTACGACACCACCCGGCACGCCGTGGGCGGCGTGGACATCCTCGGCTTCCGCCACGCGAACGCGGGCGTCAACGGGGAGCCGGCCGCGCTGGCGTTCTTCGACCACCTGGCCATGCATCCGGCGACCGCCCGGAACCTGGCCCGCAAGCTGTGTGTCCGGTTCGTCGCCGACGAGCCGCCGGCCGCGCTGGTCACCCGGCTGGCCAAGGTCTATCTCGACAACGGCACCGCGATCGTGCCGGTGCTGCGCGCCCTGTTCACCGCGCCGGAGTTCGCGGCCGCGGCCGGGCAGAAGGTCCGCACCCCGTTCGAGGATCTGATCGCCACCGTGCGGGTGCTGGGCCTGGGCCCGGACGCGGACGGGGTGAAGGGGCTGGACGCGCTCTACGACATCGCGGTGACCGCGGGCCAGGCGCCGTTCCGCTGGGCGCCGCCGAACGGGTATCCGGACGTCGCGGCGGCCTGGGCGTCGCCGTCGGCGTTCCTGCTGCGCTGCAACTGGCACCTCAACCTGGCCGCCGGCTGGTATCCGAAGCAGCTGAGCCGGCCGGCCGACCTGCTCAGGGCGCTGGTTCCGGTGCTGCCGGCGACCTACGGCGCGCTGATCGACGCGCTCGCCACCCGGCTGATCGGCACCGTTCTGCCCCCGGCGCACACCGCCGCCGTGCTCAGTGCCGCCGGGAAGCTGCCGAACACTGTCCTGGACCGGTCCTTGGCCGGGCACACCCCGTACCTGATCGCGCTCGTCCTCGACGCGCCGTCCTTCCCGCTGAGGTGATCATGAACGGCACCGTTTCCCGCCGCAGCATCCTGGGCGCCACCCTGGCCGGTGTGGCCGGGGCCGCGCTGAGCACCCGGGTGGCGTTCGCCGCGGGCGCGTACTCCGGCGACACGCTCGTGGTGATCTCACTGCGCGGCGGTTTCGACGGGCTCTCGGCGATCGTCCCAATCGGCGACAGCGCCTACTACACGGCCCGGCCCGGGATCGGTGTGCCGAAGAGTCAGGTGATCGCCGGCGACGGCACCTTCGGCCTGCACCCGGCGCTCGCCCCGCTGCTGCCGCTCTGGCAGGGCGGCCGGATGGCGGCGGTGCACGCGGTCGGTCAGCCGAACCCCACCCGGTCGCATTTCGCCGCGATGGAGGCGATGGAGAACGCCGCGCCCGGCACCTCGCTGCGCAGCGGCTGGCTGGACCGGATGCTCGGGCTGACCGGTGCGACCGCCCCGCTGGCCGGGGTGTCGCTGGGGCACGCGATGCCGG
Protein-coding regions in this window:
- a CDS encoding STAS domain-containing protein, translating into MQVSVAHHPPNTAVLVLRGSLDIDTAPALKANLGRLVERPAPRVVVDVSGLDFCDSMGVGVLVTAHGRAMERGGWVRLAAPSGFLRRLFDTLGLSDYLPMFPDVAAALKDE
- a CDS encoding ROK family protein; this encodes MDQAETVRTPSSWVVVGLDNGGTCNNATVLDATGQFLVNNLVENPSRVLDGPESAVESLAEAFTNILELTSTPLSLVRAVGLDTPGPASAHGVISSKGATNFNQVSWHGFDIRGALETRLGLPVIYNNDANAAALYAHHRHFGTAALETSSVAAIVGTGLGGGVVENGKVIRGAAGMAGELGHVQIPLHGVLDDGQPVPRCNCGFEGDVESIASLTGIRNNLLPYWLTRFPGHPLAAEPIGSAAKMLRGYGEKDDPLAIAVFSQQARAIGKLFTIAANFTDPSAYFLGGGVVEAAPHFRQWFLNTVRESTQLRDEQARAATFALVADLDMAGARGAAVAALDAVSTGTR
- a CDS encoding DUF1800 domain-containing protein, producing the protein MTTADDLVAHLLRRTTFGATPDSLAEARRLGAAGWLDRQLDPQRIDDSRCDAVLARLPLAGATPAQVRAALPKDSYEGFRQLGRAAIARAAWSERQLFETVAAFWANHLHVAAPSAGVWDTRADYDAQVIRKHAFGRFADMLRASARHPAMLTYLDQRSSTRSHPNENYARELMELHTVGMAYDEGDVQDAARLLTGMTVGRTGDYVYDTTRHAVGGVDILGFRHANAGVNGEPAALAFFDHLAMHPATARNLARKLCVRFVADEPPAALVTRLAKVYLDNGTAIVPVLRALFTAPEFAAAAGQKVRTPFEDLIATVRVLGLGPDADGVKGLDALYDIAVTAGQAPFRWAPPNGYPDVAAAWASPSAFLLRCNWHLNLAAGWYPKQLSRPADLLRALVPVLPATYGALIDALATRLIGTVLPPAHTAAVLSAAGKLPNTVLDRSLAGHTPYLIALVLDAPSFPLR